Proteins encoded by one window of Burkholderia plantarii:
- the murG gene encoding undecaprenyldiphospho-muramoylpentapeptide beta-N-acetylglucosaminyltransferase, which yields MTARQRTLMVMAGGTGGHVFPGLAVAHRMQAHGWRVVWLGNPAGMEATLVPKHGIAMEPVRFGGLRGKGLKTRLGLPFNLLRACMQSLGALRRVQPDVVLGMGGYITFPAGVMTALTGRPLVLHEQNSIGGLANKVLARLAKRVLVAFPGALPNAEWTGNPIRDELARSAPPAARYAARSGPLRLLVVGGSLGAAALNEVVPRALAQLAPHERPQVVHQAGAKHVDALHANYEAAGLAAGHDVTLLPFIDDMAAAYANADLVICRSGAMTVSEIAAVGVAALFVPFPHAVDDHQTTNAAFLAEQGAAVLVQQRDLSAELLADWLRGQTRDSLAQMAERSRSLAKPDATDVVARVCAQVAGANLESKS from the coding sequence ATGACGGCACGACAGCGCACGCTGATGGTGATGGCAGGCGGCACCGGGGGCCACGTGTTTCCGGGGCTCGCGGTCGCGCACCGGATGCAGGCGCACGGCTGGCGCGTGGTGTGGCTCGGCAACCCGGCCGGCATGGAAGCGACGCTGGTGCCGAAGCACGGCATCGCGATGGAGCCGGTGCGCTTCGGCGGGCTGCGCGGCAAGGGCCTGAAGACCAGGCTCGGCCTGCCGTTCAACCTGCTGCGTGCCTGCATGCAGAGCTTGGGCGCGCTGCGCCGCGTGCAGCCCGACGTGGTGCTCGGCATGGGCGGCTACATCACGTTCCCGGCGGGCGTGATGACGGCGCTCACCGGCCGCCCGCTGGTGCTGCACGAACAGAATTCGATCGGCGGCCTCGCCAACAAGGTGCTCGCGAGGCTCGCGAAGCGCGTGCTGGTGGCGTTCCCCGGCGCGCTGCCGAACGCCGAGTGGACCGGCAACCCGATCCGCGACGAGCTCGCGCGCAGCGCACCGCCGGCGGCGCGCTACGCCGCGCGCAGCGGCCCGCTGCGGCTGCTGGTGGTGGGCGGCAGCCTCGGCGCGGCCGCGCTCAACGAAGTGGTGCCGCGCGCGCTGGCGCAGCTCGCGCCGCACGAGCGCCCGCAGGTGGTGCATCAGGCCGGCGCGAAACACGTCGACGCGCTGCACGCCAACTACGAGGCGGCGGGACTCGCGGCCGGCCACGACGTCACGCTGCTGCCGTTCATCGACGACATGGCCGCGGCCTACGCGAACGCCGACCTGGTGATCTGCCGCTCGGGCGCGATGACCGTCTCGGAGATCGCTGCGGTCGGCGTGGCCGCGCTGTTCGTGCCGTTCCCGCACGCGGTGGACGACCACCAGACCACCAACGCCGCATTCCTCGCCGAGCAGGGCGCGGCGGTGCTGGTGCAACAGCGCGACCTGTCGGCGGAGCTGCTCGCCGACTGGCTGCGCGGCCAGACGCGCGACTCGCTCGCGCAGATGGCCGAACGTTCGCGCTCGCTCGCGAAGCCCGACGCCACCGACGTGGTCGCGCGCGTGTGCGCGCAGGTGGCCGGCGCGAACCTGGAATCGAAGTCATGA